Proteins co-encoded in one Halorussus vallis genomic window:
- a CDS encoding MDR family MFS transporter, translating into MRRLAAAFAGFRGFDRAVYVVAAARLLNVLGSGIVYPFATLYFYGEVGIPFTLVGTGLFANSVATAVGTLVGGYFADARGRKPVMVASMALSAPSLAAYALVRSAPEFVAVAATAGFAAGLFAPASQAMVADLTTDAARDRAYGLLKVASNAGFGAGFVLGGVLYGVAHVAVFVADGLTSGVVAALLWVALPRSRATAAARDGIEEIEDADSRGLRATLGEWRRAMTEPAMLALAVLNVGFAIAYAQMQSTVPVFAENAFGLTSEQLGTLYVLNPLVIVLFQLPAVSWVESWRRTRGLALSACFWAASFVAIVLAHGAGFVLGVALVGAFLVLRTVGEIFHSPLVTALASDLGRAETRGSQLSALEVAKRVGFGIGPVVGGAFFDYGVEELLWPALVGLSLLLGVGALALERRIPPAANGRTSYSESERPQ; encoded by the coding sequence ATGCGCCGTCTCGCCGCCGCGTTCGCGGGCTTCCGAGGGTTCGACCGGGCGGTCTACGTCGTCGCCGCGGCCCGCCTGCTCAACGTGCTCGGGTCGGGTATCGTCTACCCGTTCGCGACGCTGTACTTCTACGGCGAGGTCGGCATCCCGTTCACGCTAGTGGGCACCGGCCTGTTCGCCAACAGCGTCGCCACCGCGGTCGGCACGCTGGTCGGCGGGTACTTCGCCGACGCCCGCGGGCGAAAGCCCGTCATGGTCGCGAGCATGGCGCTGTCGGCGCCCAGCCTCGCGGCCTACGCGCTCGTGCGGAGCGCGCCCGAGTTCGTCGCGGTCGCCGCGACCGCCGGGTTCGCCGCCGGCCTGTTCGCGCCCGCGAGTCAGGCGATGGTCGCCGACCTCACGACCGACGCCGCCCGCGACCGGGCCTACGGCCTGCTGAAGGTCGCCAGCAACGCCGGGTTCGGCGCGGGGTTCGTCCTCGGCGGCGTGCTCTACGGCGTCGCCCACGTCGCGGTGTTCGTCGCCGACGGCCTCACCAGCGGAGTCGTCGCGGCCCTGCTGTGGGTCGCGCTGCCGCGGTCGCGCGCGACCGCGGCAGCGCGAGACGGAATCGAGGAAATCGAGGACGCCGACTCTCGCGGACTGAGGGCGACCCTCGGCGAGTGGCGCCGCGCGATGACCGAACCTGCGATGCTCGCGCTCGCGGTGCTCAACGTCGGCTTCGCAATAGCGTACGCCCAAATGCAGAGCACCGTCCCCGTCTTCGCCGAGAACGCGTTCGGCCTGACCAGCGAGCAGTTGGGGACGCTGTACGTCCTCAACCCGCTGGTCATCGTCCTCTTCCAGTTGCCCGCAGTGTCGTGGGTCGAGTCGTGGCGCCGGACCCGCGGCCTCGCGCTGTCGGCGTGCTTCTGGGCCGCGAGCTTCGTCGCCATCGTGCTCGCGCACGGCGCGGGGTTCGTGCTGGGGGTCGCGCTCGTCGGGGCGTTCCTCGTGCTCCGGACCGTGGGCGAGATATTCCACTCGCCGCTGGTCACCGCGCTGGCGAGCGACCTCGGGCGCGCCGAAACCCGCGGGAGCCAACTGTCGGCGCTAGAGGTCGCCAAGCGCGTGGGGTTCGGAATCGGCCCCGTGGTCGGTGGGGCGTTCTTCGACTACGGGGTCGAGGAACTGCTCTGGCCCGCGCTGGTCGGCCTGTCGCTCCTGTTGGGCGTCGGCGCGCTCGCCCTAGAGCGCAGGATTCCCCCGGCGGCGAACGGCCGGACGAGTTACTCGGAGAGCGAGCGACCGCAGTAG